In a genomic window of Homo sapiens chromosome 22, GRCh38.p14 Primary Assembly:
- the ARVCF gene encoding splicing regulator ARVCF isoform X10, producing the protein MPEAPDVLEETVTVEEDPGTPTSHVSIVTSEDGTTRRTETKVTKTVKTVTTRTVRQVPVGPDGLPLLDGGPPLGPFADGALDRHFLLRGGGPVATLSRAYLSSGGGFPEGPEPRDSPSYGSLSRGLGMRPPRAGPLGPGPGDGCFTLPGHREAFPVGPEPGPPGGRSLPERFQAEPYGLEDDTRSLAADDEGGPELEPDYGTATRRRPECGRGLHTRAYEDTADDGGELADERPAFPMVTAPLAQPERGSMGSLDRLVRRSPSVDSARKEPRWRDPELPEVLAMLRHPVDPVKANAAAYLQHLCFENEGVKRRVRQLRGLPLLVALLDHPRAEVRRRACGALRNLSYGRDTDNKAAIRDCGGVPALVRLLRAARDNEVRELVTGTLWNLSSYEPLKMVIIDHGLQTLTHEVIVPHSGWEREPNEDSKPRDAEWTTVFKNTSGCLRNVSSDGAEARRRLRECEGLVDALLHALQSAVGRKDTDNKSVENCVCIMRNLSYHVHKEVPGADRYQEAEPGPLGSAVGSQRRRRDDASCFGGKKAKEEWFHQGKKDGEMDRNFDTLDLPKRTEAAKGFELLYQPEVVRLYLSLLTESRNFNTLEAAAGALQNLSAGNWMWATYIRATVRKERGLPVLVELLQSETDKVVRAVAIALRNLSLDRRNKDLIGSYAMAELVRNVRNAQAPPRPGACLEEDTVVAVLNTIHEIVSDSLDNARSLLQARGVPALVALVASSQSVREAKAASHVLQTVWSYKELRGTLQKDGWTKARFQSAAATAKGPKGALSPGGFDDSTLPLVDKSLEGEKTGSRDVIPMDALGPDGYSTVDRRERRPRGASSAGEASEKEPLKGYRRRQRTERHQTTAPARVKQERRREGQKGAWVTFGGCQGPTPLRNWSRGERRQHLSCLSPDTASLLPATQTTWRTG; encoded by the exons ATGCCGGAGGCACCTGATGTGCTGGAGGAGACCGTGACGGTGGAGGAGGACCCCGGCACACCCACTTCCCATGTGTCTATTGTCACATCCGAAGATGGCACAACCCGGCGCACCGAGACCAAG GTCACCAAGACTGTCAAGACGGTGACCACTCGGACAGTACGCCAGGTGCCCGTGGGCCCAGATGGACTCCCCCTGCTGGATGGCGGCCCCCCACTAGGCCCTTTTGCAGATGGTGCCCTGGACCGGCATTTCCTGCTGCGTGGTGGTGGCCCAGTGGCCACACTCTCTCGAGCCTACCTCAGCAGTGGGGGTGGCTTTCCCGAAGGCCCCGAGCCCCGGGACAGCCCCAGCTATGGCAGCCTGTCCCGAGGGCTGGGCATGCGGCCCCCACGTGCTGGCCCCCTTGGCCCAGGCCCTGGTGATGGCTGCTTCACACTGCCTGGCCACCGGGAAGCCTTCCCGGTGGGTCCTGAGCCTGGGCCACCAGGTGGCCGCTCCCTGCCCGAGCGCTTCCAGGCAGAGCCGTATGGCTTGGAGGATGACACGCGCAGCCTGGCCGCTGATGACGAGGGTGGCCCTGAGCTGGAGCCTGACTATGGCACGGCCACAAGGAGGAGGCCTGAGTGTGGGCGGGGCCTTCATACCAG GGCCTACGAGGACACAGCAGATGATGGCGGCGAGCTGGCGGACGAGCGGCCTGCGTTCCCAATGGTGACGGCGCCCCTGGCCCAGCCTGAACGGGGCAGCATGGGCAGCCTGGACCGGCTGGTGCGGCGCTCGCCCTCAGTGGATAGCGCCCGCAAGGAGCCGCGCTGGCGGGACCCTGAGCTGCCTGAGGTGCTGGCCATGCTGCGGCACCCCGTGGACCCCGTGAAGGCCAATGCGGCCGCCTACCTGCAGCATCTGTGCTTTGAGAACGAGGGTGTCAAGCGGCGTGTACGGCAGTTGCGGGGGCTGCCGCTGCTTGTGGCACTGCTGGACCACCCGCGGGCTGAGGTGCGGCGCCGGGCCTGTGGGGCACTGCGCAACCTCTCCTATGGCCGCGACACTGACAACAAGGCCGCCATCCGGGACTGCGGTGGTGTGCCTGCCCTGGTGCGCCTGCTGAGGGCTGCCCGGGACAACGAGGTCCGTGAGCTTGTCACTG GCACCCTGTGGAACCTGTCATCCTATGAGCCCCTGAAGATGGTCATCATTGACCATGGCCTGCAGACGCTGACCCACGAGGTGATCGTGCCCCACTCAGGATGGGAGCGTGAGCCCAACGAGGACTCCAAGCCACGGGACGCCGAGTGGACAACTGTCTTCAAGAACACGTCGGGCTGCCTGAG GAATGTGAGCTCCGATGGTGCTGAGGCCCGGCGGCGACTCCGGGAGTGTGAAGGGCTGGTGGACGCGCTCCTGCATGCCCTGCAGTCGGCTGTGGGCCGGAAGgacactgacaacaag TCGGTGGAGAACTGCGTGTGCATCATGCGGAACCTGTCCTACCACGTGCACAAGGAGGTGCCCGGGGCCGACAGGTACCAGGAGGCCGAGCCCGGGCCCCTGGGCAGTGCTGTAGGCTCCCAGCGCCGGAGGCGGGATGATGCCAGCTGCTTTGGAGGCAAGAAGGCCAAAG AGGAGTGGTTCCACCAAG GAAAGAAGGATGGTGAGATGGACCGGAACTTTGACACGCTAGACCTGCCCAAGCGAACTGAGGCCGCCAAAG GCTTTGAGCTGCTGTACCAGCCCGAGGTGGTACGTCTCTACCTCTCCCTCCTCACGGAGAGCCGGAACTTCAACACCCTGGAGGCTGCCGCCGGCGCTCTGCAGAACCTCAGTGCCGGCAACTGGATG TGGGCCACGTACATCCGCGCCACAGTGCGCAAAGAGCGCGGGCTGCCGGTGCTTGTGGAACTGCTGCAGTCTGAGACCGACAAGGTGGTGCGCGCCGTCGCCATCGCTCTGCGCAACCTCTCGCTGGACCGGCGCAACAAAGACCTCATCG GGAGCTACGCCATGGCTGAGCTTGTGCGGAATGTGCGCAATGCACAGGCTCCGCCGCGACCGGGGGCCTGCCTGGAGGAAGACACCGTGGTGGCGGTGCTCAACACCATCCACGAAATCGTGTCCGACAGCCTGGATAACGCGCGCTCGCTCCTGCAGGCACGCGGGGTGCCAGCGTTGGTGGCTCTCGTGGCCTCCAG CCAATCGGTACGCGAAGCGAAGGCGGCGTCACACGTGCTGCAGACAGTGTGGAGCTACAAGGAGCTGCGTGGTACCTTGCAGAAAGATGGTTGGACCAAGGCGCGCTTCCAG TCAGCTGCTGCTACTGCCAAGGGGCCTAAGGGAGCACTGAGTCCTGGGGGCTTCGATGACAGCACGCTGCCACTGGTGGACAAGAGCCTTG AGGGCGAGAAAACTGGCAGCCGGGATGTGATCCCCATGGATGCGCTGGGCCCAG ACGGATACTCCACGGTGGACCGGAGGGAGCGGAGGCCACGGGGCGCCAGCTCTGCAGGAGAGGCCTCTGAGAAGGAACCCTTGAAA GGATACAGAAGACGTCAGCGGACTGAAAGACACCAGACCACTGCACCTGCACGAGTTaaacaggaaagaaggagggaagggcagAAAGGAGCATGGGTCACCTTTGGAGGCTGCCAGGGGCCCACTCCTTTACGAAACTGGTCAAGAGGGGAAAGAAGGCAGCACCTGTCCTGCCTGTCGCCCGACACTGCAAGCCTCCTACCAGCTACTCAGACCACCTGGAGAACTGGCTAA
- the ARVCF gene encoding splicing regulator ARVCF isoform X3 → MEDCNVHSAASILASVKEQEARFERLTRALEQERRHVALQLERAQQPGMVSGGMGSGQPLPMAWQQLVLQEQSPGSQASLATMPEAPDVLEETVTVEEDPGTPTSHVSIVTSEDGTTRRTETKVTKTVKTVTTRTVRQVPVGPDGLPLLDGGPPLGPFADGALDRHFLLRGGGPVATLSRAYLSSGGGFPEGPEPRDSPSYGSLSRGLGMRPPRAGPLGPGPGDGCFTLPGHREAFPVGPEPGPPGGRSLPERFQAEPYGLEDDTRSLAADDEGGPELEPDYGTATRRRPECGRGLHTRAYEDTADDGGELADERPAFPMVTAPLAQPERGSMGSLDRLVRRSPSVDSARKEPRWRDPELPEVLAMLRHPVDPVKANAAAYLQHLCFENEGVKRRVRQLRGLPLLVALLDHPRAEVRRRACGALRNLSYGRDTDNKAAIRDCGGVPALVRLLRAARDNEVRELVTGTLWNLSSYEPLKMVIIDHGLQTLTHEVIVPHSGWEREPNEDSKPRDAEWTTVFKNTSGCLRNVSSDGAEARRRLRECEGLVDALLHALQSAVGRKDTDNKSVENCVCIMRNLSYHVHKEVPGADRYQEAEPGPLGSAVGSQRRRRDDASCFGGKKDGEMDRNFDTLDLPKRTEAAKGFELLYQPEVVRLYLSLLTESRNFNTLEAAAGALQNLSAGNWMWATYIRATVRKERGLPVLVELLQSETDKVVRAVAIALRNLSLDRRNKDLIGSYAMAELVRNVRNAQAPPRPGACLEEDTVVAVLNTIHEIVSDSLDNARSLLQARGVPALVALVASSQSVREAKAASHVLQTVWSYKELRGTLQKDGWTKARFQSAAATAKGPKGALSPGGFDDSTLPLVDKSLEGEKTGSRDVIPMDALGPDGYSTVDRRERRPRGASSAGEASEKEPLKGYRRRQRTERHQTTAPARVKQERRREGQKGAWVTFGGCQGPTPLRNWSRGERRQHLSCLSPDTASLLPATQTTWRTG, encoded by the exons GAGCAGAGCCCAGGCAGCCAGGCCTCACTGGCCACGATGCCGGAGGCACCTGATGTGCTGGAGGAGACCGTGACGGTGGAGGAGGACCCCGGCACACCCACTTCCCATGTGTCTATTGTCACATCCGAAGATGGCACAACCCGGCGCACCGAGACCAAG GTCACCAAGACTGTCAAGACGGTGACCACTCGGACAGTACGCCAGGTGCCCGTGGGCCCAGATGGACTCCCCCTGCTGGATGGCGGCCCCCCACTAGGCCCTTTTGCAGATGGTGCCCTGGACCGGCATTTCCTGCTGCGTGGTGGTGGCCCAGTGGCCACACTCTCTCGAGCCTACCTCAGCAGTGGGGGTGGCTTTCCCGAAGGCCCCGAGCCCCGGGACAGCCCCAGCTATGGCAGCCTGTCCCGAGGGCTGGGCATGCGGCCCCCACGTGCTGGCCCCCTTGGCCCAGGCCCTGGTGATGGCTGCTTCACACTGCCTGGCCACCGGGAAGCCTTCCCGGTGGGTCCTGAGCCTGGGCCACCAGGTGGCCGCTCCCTGCCCGAGCGCTTCCAGGCAGAGCCGTATGGCTTGGAGGATGACACGCGCAGCCTGGCCGCTGATGACGAGGGTGGCCCTGAGCTGGAGCCTGACTATGGCACGGCCACAAGGAGGAGGCCTGAGTGTGGGCGGGGCCTTCATACCAG GGCCTACGAGGACACAGCAGATGATGGCGGCGAGCTGGCGGACGAGCGGCCTGCGTTCCCAATGGTGACGGCGCCCCTGGCCCAGCCTGAACGGGGCAGCATGGGCAGCCTGGACCGGCTGGTGCGGCGCTCGCCCTCAGTGGATAGCGCCCGCAAGGAGCCGCGCTGGCGGGACCCTGAGCTGCCTGAGGTGCTGGCCATGCTGCGGCACCCCGTGGACCCCGTGAAGGCCAATGCGGCCGCCTACCTGCAGCATCTGTGCTTTGAGAACGAGGGTGTCAAGCGGCGTGTACGGCAGTTGCGGGGGCTGCCGCTGCTTGTGGCACTGCTGGACCACCCGCGGGCTGAGGTGCGGCGCCGGGCCTGTGGGGCACTGCGCAACCTCTCCTATGGCCGCGACACTGACAACAAGGCCGCCATCCGGGACTGCGGTGGTGTGCCTGCCCTGGTGCGCCTGCTGAGGGCTGCCCGGGACAACGAGGTCCGTGAGCTTGTCACTG GCACCCTGTGGAACCTGTCATCCTATGAGCCCCTGAAGATGGTCATCATTGACCATGGCCTGCAGACGCTGACCCACGAGGTGATCGTGCCCCACTCAGGATGGGAGCGTGAGCCCAACGAGGACTCCAAGCCACGGGACGCCGAGTGGACAACTGTCTTCAAGAACACGTCGGGCTGCCTGAG GAATGTGAGCTCCGATGGTGCTGAGGCCCGGCGGCGACTCCGGGAGTGTGAAGGGCTGGTGGACGCGCTCCTGCATGCCCTGCAGTCGGCTGTGGGCCGGAAGgacactgacaacaag TCGGTGGAGAACTGCGTGTGCATCATGCGGAACCTGTCCTACCACGTGCACAAGGAGGTGCCCGGGGCCGACAGGTACCAGGAGGCCGAGCCCGGGCCCCTGGGCAGTGCTGTAGGCTCCCAGCGCCGGAGGCGGGATGATGCCAGCTGCTTTGGAG GAAAGAAGGATGGTGAGATGGACCGGAACTTTGACACGCTAGACCTGCCCAAGCGAACTGAGGCCGCCAAAG GCTTTGAGCTGCTGTACCAGCCCGAGGTGGTACGTCTCTACCTCTCCCTCCTCACGGAGAGCCGGAACTTCAACACCCTGGAGGCTGCCGCCGGCGCTCTGCAGAACCTCAGTGCCGGCAACTGGATG TGGGCCACGTACATCCGCGCCACAGTGCGCAAAGAGCGCGGGCTGCCGGTGCTTGTGGAACTGCTGCAGTCTGAGACCGACAAGGTGGTGCGCGCCGTCGCCATCGCTCTGCGCAACCTCTCGCTGGACCGGCGCAACAAAGACCTCATCG GGAGCTACGCCATGGCTGAGCTTGTGCGGAATGTGCGCAATGCACAGGCTCCGCCGCGACCGGGGGCCTGCCTGGAGGAAGACACCGTGGTGGCGGTGCTCAACACCATCCACGAAATCGTGTCCGACAGCCTGGATAACGCGCGCTCGCTCCTGCAGGCACGCGGGGTGCCAGCGTTGGTGGCTCTCGTGGCCTCCAG CCAATCGGTACGCGAAGCGAAGGCGGCGTCACACGTGCTGCAGACAGTGTGGAGCTACAAGGAGCTGCGTGGTACCTTGCAGAAAGATGGTTGGACCAAGGCGCGCTTCCAG TCAGCTGCTGCTACTGCCAAGGGGCCTAAGGGAGCACTGAGTCCTGGGGGCTTCGATGACAGCACGCTGCCACTGGTGGACAAGAGCCTTG AGGGCGAGAAAACTGGCAGCCGGGATGTGATCCCCATGGATGCGCTGGGCCCAG ACGGATACTCCACGGTGGACCGGAGGGAGCGGAGGCCACGGGGCGCCAGCTCTGCAGGAGAGGCCTCTGAGAAGGAACCCTTGAAA GGATACAGAAGACGTCAGCGGACTGAAAGACACCAGACCACTGCACCTGCACGAGTTaaacaggaaagaaggagggaagggcagAAAGGAGCATGGGTCACCTTTGGAGGCTGCCAGGGGCCCACTCCTTTACGAAACTGGTCAAGAGGGGAAAGAAGGCAGCACCTGTCCTGCCTGTCGCCCGACACTGCAAGCCTCCTACCAGCTACTCAGACCACCTGGAGAACTGGCTAA
- the ARVCF gene encoding splicing regulator ARVCF isoform X1: MEDCNVHSAASILASVKEQEARFERLTRALEQERRHVALQLERAQQPGMVSGGMGSGQPLPMAWQQLVLQEQSPGSQASLATMPEAPDVLEETVTVEEDPGTPTSHVSIVTSEDGTTRRTETKVTKTVKTVTTRTVRQVPVGPDGLPLLDGGPPLGPFADGALDRHFLLRGGGPVATLSRAYLSSGGGFPEGPEPRDSPSYGSLSRGLGMRPPRAGPLGPGPGDGCFTLPGHREAFPVGPEPGPPGGRSLPERFQAEPYGLEDDTRSLAADDEGGPELEPDYGTATRRRPECGRGLHTRAYEDTADDGGELADERPAFPMVTAPLAQPERGSMGSLDRLVRRSPSVDSARKEPRWRDPELPEVLAMLRHPVDPVKANAAAYLQHLCFENEGVKRRVRQLRGLPLLVALLDHPRAEVRRRACGALRNLSYGRDTDNKAAIRDCGGVPALVRLLRAARDNEVRELVTGTLWNLSSYEPLKMVIIDHGLQTLTHEVIVPHSGWEREPNEDSKPRDAEWTTVFKNTSGCLRNVSSDGAEARRRLRECEGLVDALLHALQSAVGRKDTDNKSVENCVCIMRNLSYHVHKEVPGADRYQEAEPGPLGSAVGSQRRRRDDASCFGGKKAKEEWFHQGKKDGEMDRNFDTLDLPKRTEAAKGFELLYQPEVVRLYLSLLTESRNFNTLEAAAGALQNLSAGNWMWATYIRATVRKERGLPVLVELLQSETDKVVRAVAIALRNLSLDRRNKDLIGSYAMAELVRNVRNAQAPPRPGACLEEDTVVAVLNTIHEIVSDSLDNARSLLQARGVPALVALVASSQSVREAKAASHVLQTVWSYKELRGTLQKDGWTKARFQSAAATAKGPKGALSPGGFDDSTLPLVDKSLEGEKTGSRDVIPMDALGPDGYSTVDRRERRPRGASSAGEASEKEPLKGYRRRQRTERHQTTAPARVKQERRREGQKGAWVTFGGCQGPTPLRNWSRGERRQHLSCLSPDTASLLPATQTTWRTG; encoded by the exons GAGCAGAGCCCAGGCAGCCAGGCCTCACTGGCCACGATGCCGGAGGCACCTGATGTGCTGGAGGAGACCGTGACGGTGGAGGAGGACCCCGGCACACCCACTTCCCATGTGTCTATTGTCACATCCGAAGATGGCACAACCCGGCGCACCGAGACCAAG GTCACCAAGACTGTCAAGACGGTGACCACTCGGACAGTACGCCAGGTGCCCGTGGGCCCAGATGGACTCCCCCTGCTGGATGGCGGCCCCCCACTAGGCCCTTTTGCAGATGGTGCCCTGGACCGGCATTTCCTGCTGCGTGGTGGTGGCCCAGTGGCCACACTCTCTCGAGCCTACCTCAGCAGTGGGGGTGGCTTTCCCGAAGGCCCCGAGCCCCGGGACAGCCCCAGCTATGGCAGCCTGTCCCGAGGGCTGGGCATGCGGCCCCCACGTGCTGGCCCCCTTGGCCCAGGCCCTGGTGATGGCTGCTTCACACTGCCTGGCCACCGGGAAGCCTTCCCGGTGGGTCCTGAGCCTGGGCCACCAGGTGGCCGCTCCCTGCCCGAGCGCTTCCAGGCAGAGCCGTATGGCTTGGAGGATGACACGCGCAGCCTGGCCGCTGATGACGAGGGTGGCCCTGAGCTGGAGCCTGACTATGGCACGGCCACAAGGAGGAGGCCTGAGTGTGGGCGGGGCCTTCATACCAG GGCCTACGAGGACACAGCAGATGATGGCGGCGAGCTGGCGGACGAGCGGCCTGCGTTCCCAATGGTGACGGCGCCCCTGGCCCAGCCTGAACGGGGCAGCATGGGCAGCCTGGACCGGCTGGTGCGGCGCTCGCCCTCAGTGGATAGCGCCCGCAAGGAGCCGCGCTGGCGGGACCCTGAGCTGCCTGAGGTGCTGGCCATGCTGCGGCACCCCGTGGACCCCGTGAAGGCCAATGCGGCCGCCTACCTGCAGCATCTGTGCTTTGAGAACGAGGGTGTCAAGCGGCGTGTACGGCAGTTGCGGGGGCTGCCGCTGCTTGTGGCACTGCTGGACCACCCGCGGGCTGAGGTGCGGCGCCGGGCCTGTGGGGCACTGCGCAACCTCTCCTATGGCCGCGACACTGACAACAAGGCCGCCATCCGGGACTGCGGTGGTGTGCCTGCCCTGGTGCGCCTGCTGAGGGCTGCCCGGGACAACGAGGTCCGTGAGCTTGTCACTG GCACCCTGTGGAACCTGTCATCCTATGAGCCCCTGAAGATGGTCATCATTGACCATGGCCTGCAGACGCTGACCCACGAGGTGATCGTGCCCCACTCAGGATGGGAGCGTGAGCCCAACGAGGACTCCAAGCCACGGGACGCCGAGTGGACAACTGTCTTCAAGAACACGTCGGGCTGCCTGAG GAATGTGAGCTCCGATGGTGCTGAGGCCCGGCGGCGACTCCGGGAGTGTGAAGGGCTGGTGGACGCGCTCCTGCATGCCCTGCAGTCGGCTGTGGGCCGGAAGgacactgacaacaag TCGGTGGAGAACTGCGTGTGCATCATGCGGAACCTGTCCTACCACGTGCACAAGGAGGTGCCCGGGGCCGACAGGTACCAGGAGGCCGAGCCCGGGCCCCTGGGCAGTGCTGTAGGCTCCCAGCGCCGGAGGCGGGATGATGCCAGCTGCTTTGGAGGCAAGAAGGCCAAAG AGGAGTGGTTCCACCAAG GAAAGAAGGATGGTGAGATGGACCGGAACTTTGACACGCTAGACCTGCCCAAGCGAACTGAGGCCGCCAAAG GCTTTGAGCTGCTGTACCAGCCCGAGGTGGTACGTCTCTACCTCTCCCTCCTCACGGAGAGCCGGAACTTCAACACCCTGGAGGCTGCCGCCGGCGCTCTGCAGAACCTCAGTGCCGGCAACTGGATG TGGGCCACGTACATCCGCGCCACAGTGCGCAAAGAGCGCGGGCTGCCGGTGCTTGTGGAACTGCTGCAGTCTGAGACCGACAAGGTGGTGCGCGCCGTCGCCATCGCTCTGCGCAACCTCTCGCTGGACCGGCGCAACAAAGACCTCATCG GGAGCTACGCCATGGCTGAGCTTGTGCGGAATGTGCGCAATGCACAGGCTCCGCCGCGACCGGGGGCCTGCCTGGAGGAAGACACCGTGGTGGCGGTGCTCAACACCATCCACGAAATCGTGTCCGACAGCCTGGATAACGCGCGCTCGCTCCTGCAGGCACGCGGGGTGCCAGCGTTGGTGGCTCTCGTGGCCTCCAG CCAATCGGTACGCGAAGCGAAGGCGGCGTCACACGTGCTGCAGACAGTGTGGAGCTACAAGGAGCTGCGTGGTACCTTGCAGAAAGATGGTTGGACCAAGGCGCGCTTCCAG TCAGCTGCTGCTACTGCCAAGGGGCCTAAGGGAGCACTGAGTCCTGGGGGCTTCGATGACAGCACGCTGCCACTGGTGGACAAGAGCCTTG AGGGCGAGAAAACTGGCAGCCGGGATGTGATCCCCATGGATGCGCTGGGCCCAG ACGGATACTCCACGGTGGACCGGAGGGAGCGGAGGCCACGGGGCGCCAGCTCTGCAGGAGAGGCCTCTGAGAAGGAACCCTTGAAA GGATACAGAAGACGTCAGCGGACTGAAAGACACCAGACCACTGCACCTGCACGAGTTaaacaggaaagaaggagggaagggcagAAAGGAGCATGGGTCACCTTTGGAGGCTGCCAGGGGCCCACTCCTTTACGAAACTGGTCAAGAGGGGAAAGAAGGCAGCACCTGTCCTGCCTGTCGCCCGACACTGCAAGCCTCCTACCAGCTACTCAGACCACCTGGAGAACTGGCTAA